The following are from one region of the Sandaracinus amylolyticus genome:
- the rpsO gene encoding 30S ribosomal protein S15: MALNPERKTQIIEQFRTHEGDTGSPEVQIALLTERIQYLTEHFKTHAKDHHSRRGLLQLVSQRRRLLDYLRRESVDRYRKVIGALGIRK; the protein is encoded by the coding sequence ATGGCTCTGAACCCCGAGCGCAAGACGCAGATCATCGAGCAGTTCCGCACGCACGAGGGCGACACCGGCTCGCCCGAGGTGCAGATCGCGCTGCTCACCGAGCGCATCCAGTACCTCACCGAGCACTTCAAGACGCACGCGAAGGACCACCACTCGCGTCGTGGTCTCCTGCAGCTCGTCAGCCAGCGCCGCCGTCTGCTCGACTACTTGCGCCGCGAGAGCGTCGACCGTTACCGCAAGGTGATCGGCGCGCTCGGCATCCGTAAGTGA